In Mucinivorans hirudinis, the DNA window ACAATAGCTCCTCGAATCACTCTACCGCAGTATGTGAAATTGCCGCAGGTGGGAATTCGCCATACTAAGAACGGCATTAAGTTACTCTCGCTCGATGCCGGCACGCAGAGCGTTATTCGCTTAACGGTAGTCTTTGCGGCTGGCACTCGCCACCAAAGTCATCCCTTCTTGGCAAGCGCTATGCTTAATATGTTGTCCGAGGGGAGCGAAAAATATTCTTCGGCACGCATTGCCGAGATTCTCGATTTTTTCGGTATATACTACGACACGAATATAGACCGAGACTACTCGATGGTAACAATCAGTTGCCTGAACCGCTTTCTCCCCCAAACGCTCGAGCTGTTGGAGCAAATGTTGTTGCACCCCGTTTTTGACGAAAACGAACTACGTATATACACTGCTAAACGCAAACAAAATATTAAGATAGAGCGCGAAAAGCCTTCATTTATAGCGCGTGAGGAGTTCTCAAAGGCACTCTTCGGCGAGGAGCACCCCTATGGTGCAGCCTCGGATGAAGATTTGTATGATGGGCTGACCGGAGATTTGTTGATGGAGCAATACGCTAAGTATTATGTTGCTTCGAACTGTTTTGCGGTGACCTCGGGAATGGTCTCTGAAGTGGAGTTGGAGATGATTGAGGAGTTATTGGCAAAAATTCCTATCGGAGCATCCATAGAGGATGAGGCGATTGGCGAGCCTGTTTCTATCCGTGAAAAGTATATACCTCGAAAAAACGCCTTGCAGGCAAGCATCCGCATCGGGCGGGTACTATTCCCCAAAAACCACCCCGACTACAACGGAATGCAGATTGTGGCGATGATTCTGGGCGGATATTTCGGCAGTCGTTTGGTGCAAAATATCAGGGAGGAGAAGGGGTATACTTATGGGATTTATGCGGCGATGGTGACCCTAAAGCAGGCGGGATATTTTGCCGTTGCAACGGATGTGGCGGCGGAGCACAGCGAGGATGCCGTGCGCGAGATTTTTTATGAAATGGATAGACTTGGCAGCGAATTGGTGTGTGATGAGGAGTTGGAGGTTGTCAGGAATACGATTGTGGGTGAATTGATGCGCTTGGCAGATGGACCTTTCGGGGTGGCGGATATAACAATCGAGTCTGAGCAGTGTGGCAAAACAAACGATTCGGTTAATGAGTTTTTGGAAGAGGTACGAGAGATAACGCCCCTGAGGATACGGGAACTGGCAGCAAAATATTTGTCGTCGGAGAGTATGACACGGGTTGTGGTTGGGTAGGACGGGTAGGACTGATAGGACTGATAGGACGGGTAGGACGGGTAGGACGGGTAGGACGGGTAGGACGGGTAGGACGGGTAGGACGGGTAGGACGGGTAGGACGGGTAGGACGGGTAGGACGGGTAGGACGGGTAGGACGGGTAGGACTGATAGGGCTGGTAGGACGGGTAGGACTTTTAGTGCCGACCTACCAGTCCTATCAGTCCTACCCGTCCTAAAAGTCCTAAAAAAGTCCTAAAAAAGCCCTAAAAAAGCCCTAAAAAAATCGCCAAAAAATATGATAGCAAAAATAACTCTCGAAAACATCGAGCTATATGCCTTTCACGGCTGCTATGAGCAGGAGCAGCGCGTGGGTAACCGCTTTCGCGTCGATATTTATTTGACTTATGATGCCGAGAAGGCGGCAAAATCGGACAACGTTGCTGATACTATAAACTACCTTCGCGCCTACGAAATTGTGCGCGAGCAGATGTTGATAACCTCTCATATTCTCGAAAATGTGGTGGATAGAATACTAACAAAGCTGGGCGAAGAGTTTGCGGAAATCCTACGTGCCGAGGTTCGAGTGGCGAAGCTTGCGCCACCTCTCGGTGGTCACCTTCAGGGTGTTAGCGTCACGATGGAGCGTAATTACTCTGAACAATAAGCAGATAATAAATTGTTAATAACTTTTCGATAAATTGTTAATAGGGCAAAATATTTGCCCTATTTTTGTATCAAGAAAAATAATCGAAAAGATGAATAATAAGGTAGAATACAGCTATGAAGAGGCGGTGCAACAGGCGCGCGACTACTTCCGCGGTGATGAACTTGCCGCCACAGTGTGGGTGAGCAAATATGCCCTCAAAGATTCGTGGGGTAAAATTTTTGAAAACTCCCCCGAGCAGATGCACGAGCGTATCGCATCTGAGTTGGCACGAATTGAAGCAAAATATCCTAATCCGCTTAAAAAGGAGGATATTATGGAGTTGCTTCTTGATTTTAAGTATGTTGTGCCGCAGGGCGGACCGATGACGGGCGTGGGTAATGATTTGCAAATTGCCTCTCTGTCAAACTGCTTTGTAATTGGACACGAACGCCCTGCCGACTCCTACGGCGGCATCATCCGCATCGATGAGGAGCAGGTGCAGCTGATGAAGCGGCGCGGTGGCGTTGGGCACGACCTCTCGCACATTCGTCCAACGGGCAGCCCGGTTCTGAACTCTGCACTCACCAGCACCGGCATCGTTCCATTTATGGAGCGCTACTCCAACTCAACTCGGGAGGTGGCGCAGGACGGTCGTCGCGGTGCGTTGATGCTTTCGCTCTCGATAAAGCACCCTGATGCAGAACGTTTTATTGATGCCAAGACGACACAGGGCAAAGTTACGGGAGCAAATGTTTCAGTAAAGATTGATGATGAGTTTATGCGGGCTGTGGTTGAGAATAGGAGCTACAATCAGCAGTTCCCAATCGTGGGCGATGAGCCGATGTTCAAGAACACAATCGATGCTCGCACACTCTGGAACAAGATCATACACAATGCTTGGCAGAGTGCCGAGCCGGGTATTTTATTCTGGGATACGATTATACGTGAGTCAATTCCTGACTGCTATGCCGATTTGGGATTCGTTACCGTTTCGACAAACCCCTGTGGCGAGATTCCACTCTGTCCCTACGACTCGTGTCGCTTGATGGCAATCAACCTATACAGCTACGTCGAAAATCCGTTTACCAAAAAGGCTAAATTCAACAAAGAACTATTCAAAGAGCACGTTCGCAAGGCGATGCGTCTGATGGACGACATTATCGACTTGGAGTTGGAAAAGGTGCATATGATTCTCGAGAAAATTGGCACAGACCCCGAGGCGGACGATATCCGACGAGTGGAGCGCCAGTTGTGGGAGAAGATTGCGCGCAAGGCTCTGCAAGGTCGTCGTGCAGGTTTGGGCATCACTGCCGAGGGGGATATGTTGGCAGCCTTGGGGCTGCGATACGGTACGCCGGAGGCTCTTGAGTTTGCTGTCGAAATTCAAAAAACTTTGGCTCTGGAGGCTTACCGCAGCTCGGTGGAGATGGCAGCAGAGCGTGGCGCTTTTGAGATGTACGACACTGAGCGCGAACGCAATAACCCGATGATTGCACGCATTCGCGAGGCTGAACCCGAACTATACGCAACGATGGAGAAGGTGGGAAGACGCAACGTCGCTATGCTAACTATTGCGCCAACGGGCACTACTTCGCTTATGACGCAGACCACCAGCGGTATAGAACCTGTCTTTATGCCGGTTTATAAACGTCGCCGCAAGGTCAATCCCAGCGATAAGGATGTGAAGGTTACTTTTGTTGATGAGGTTGGTGATTCTTGGGAGGAGTACAACGTTTTCCACCACAAGTTCAAAACGTGGCTACATATCAATGGTTATGACTTCTCGAAAATGAGCGATGATGAGATTGATGAGGCTGTAGAAAAATCACCCTACCACAAGGCAACAAGCAACGATATTGATTGGGTGAGCAAGGTGCGGATGCAGGGTGCTATTCAGAAATGGGTAGACCACTCGATTTCTGTTACTGTTAATCTGCCAGAGGATGTTGATGAAGAGTTGGTTGCGCAGGTCTATTTGACCGCTTGGCAGGAGGGATGTAAGGGGGTGACGGTCTATCGCGACGGCTCGCGTGCGGGTGTATTGGTCAAAAAGGATAGCGGCGAAAAACAGGGCGTTCTACCAAATAAACGCCCCGAATCACTTGAGGCAGACGTAGTCCGTTTCAAAAATGGTAAAGAGGAGTGGATAGCATTCGTAGGTCTCTATAATGGAATACCTTACGAAATATTTACCGGTAAAAAAGAGGAGGATACACTCTATATTCCCCCGCGCGTAACTAAGGGGCGTATCATCAAGGTTTTAGAGGCTGACGGAGCGAAACGCTATGATTTCCAGTACGATGATAAGTATGGTTATACCAACACCATAGGCGGCATCTCGCGTCTGTTCGATGAAGGATTTTGGAACTATGCCAAGTTGATTTCGGGCGTATTGCGCAACGCTATGCCCATCACGGATGTTGTGAACCTCGTTACGTCATTACGCCTTGATAGCGAGACGATTAATACTTGGAAAAATGGTGTGGCACGTGCCTTGTATAAATATATACCCAATGGCACGAAGGCTAAGGGTGGTACTGTCTGCCCCGAGTGCGGACAGGAGTCCTTGCAGTACCAGGAAGGGTGTTTGGTTTGCACCTCTTGCGGGCACAGTAAGTGTGGCTAGTGTTGGGTCAATTTGGAACGTAAGGTTGGCTTACATTTGAAATTACCATCAATCGATAGAAGTTAGATTTTGTCGGTTGATGGTGAAAAGGAGAGAGAGCAATCAAACTTGTTTGAATTGCCGAACGACGCATAATTTATGCAAAATTATCCAAATTGTTTGACGCCTAGTGTTATGTTAATTTTGATATGGCGTAAATTATTTTTATCTTTGTGATAAATATAGCCTACAATGATTCGTTACACTATCAAATTATCGGCAGCGGAGGTTGCCGAGCTTCAGACAATAATAAAAAAGGGAAGCCATAGTGCTCATTCTTTTCGTGTTGCTCATATTTTATTGAGTTGCGACAAGGGAGAATTTTCTGACAATAAAGGGATTACCAATGAGAGTATTTGTAAGGTTTTGAAGATTGGAGCAAGGACAATCGACAGAGTTAAGAAACGATTTGTCGAAGAAGGCTTTGAGGAGGTACTCGAACGTCGCCCTTCGGGTCAGCTCTATCAGAAAAAAGTAGATGGTGATTTAGAAGCCAAGATAGTAGCATTGTGTTGTAGCGAACCGCCAGCAGGATTTTCCAAATGGTCTTTGCGAATGCTTTCTAATAAAGTTGTTGAATTGCAGTATGTTGATTACATTTCACACGTTAGTGTGTCTAATGTATTAAAAAAAACGAACTTAAGCCTTGGAAAGTAAAGGGGTGGGTGATTCCGCCTGAGCAGAGTGCTAATTTTGTGGCTAATATGGAGCGAGTGTTGGATGTTTATAAGCAGCCCTATAATGAAGAGTATCCGGTTGTTTGTATGGACGAGTCGCCAAAGCAGCTAATTGAAGAAGTTGCATCAATTCCAATGAAACCGGGGCAGGATGCAAGAGTAGATTATGAATACATTAGGCACGGAACGGTAAATATATTCATTGCCAATGAACCCCTTACAGGTAGGAGAATAGTGGATGTTACGGATTTTAAGACAAAAGCAGATTGGGCAAAATTCATCAAGAAAATATCTGATGAATATCCCACTGCCAAGAAGATAAAATTGGTTATGGATAACTTCAAAACTCACGATGGTTCTGCTTTTTATGAGATTTTTCCACCTGAGCAGGCAAAGGAGTTATGGGATAGATTTGAGTTTATTTTAACTCCCAAGCACGGCAGTTGGTTGAATATGGCAGAGATAGAGTTACACGTGCTCAATGGTCAGTGTTTGAATAGGCATATTCCTACCAAAGAAAAAGTTATCGCTGAGGTAGAAGCGTGGCAAAACCATCGAAATAACGCAAACTTGAAAATTAACTGGCAATTTACAAATGAAGATGCAAGAATAAAACTCAAAAAATTATATCCGTCAATTCAAAATTAACATAACACTAGTTAATATATAAAAAATCATTATTAACCGACTAAAATCGGATTTTTGTTAATTATTTCTGCAATCGTTTAGTAATCAGCATGTATTTCCGCATAAATAGTCATTTCAAAATACCTACCCCCCCTCAAAATAGTGCCATTTGTATCGTTGGGGCTCGGCTCGATGAGCAAAAATTAGCCCCTTTTCGCTTGTGATAAGTGCGTTTGCAGTTCTGAATCATCCAAAAAATATCCAGATAACTCGTCAAATGTATCCTCACCAACACCGCAACAGTCGAAAATGCTTTGTCAGTCTGCGTTTTGACTTTCAACACCGTCAAAAGTAGATGAGCAATGAGCGTTATCCATATCTGCGTCTTAATTCCATTCTCGGTCTCAGAGTAGAAAAAGTGTAGTTGAAAATTCTGCTTCAACTTCTTAAACAACAGCTCTATTTGCCAGCGGCACTTGTAGATAAAAGCCACATCCTCTGCACTGATTTGAAAGTTATTGGTGATAAAAACCAATATCCGACCCTTTTCATCACGATAAACAACTTTCCTTAAACAAACCTTCTTCTGCTCCTTATTATCCTTGTAATTCAGATGAATGTGCTCCTCTGATATTACTCCAAACTCTTTGTCGTTCAGCACTTTCTCTGAAATAACCTCCTGTACCTCGTAAACAGCATTGCGTTTCAACCGTCCGACAAACCAAACTCCCTCTTCTGTCCAGCGGGCATATTGCCCATAGTCGTTGTACGCCTTGTCGAAACAAATCATACTCCCTGCTGTGAGGTTGAGCTTGCTCAGAAATTTCTTATCGTGCATTTTTGCCTCGCTTATATTGACGTGCTTGGCACAATCGGCGTGAGCGTCTATCATCATATGCACCTTCAATCCACCCTTCTTCTTACCATCTCCTTTGGGGTTACGACCTACCCCCTTCATTATGTCCGAAAATAGGCGAATAGTGGTAGAATCGAAGATGTAAAACTTCTCAAAATCCACCCCCTTAATTCGGCTGACCGACAAAAGTGGCGAGTAGTGGCTCAATAACTCAAAGTAGTAATCCCTGAACAAAACCTCATCTCTATCTCGCAAAGCATCGCCTATGGTGCTTTTGGCGGGCGATTTATCTAGCCCCAAATAGCTCAACTTGCCTTGCAAGCCCTGCATTGCTGCTGCAATCTCGCCCACAGAATCACACCTGCTAAAGACCCCAAAGAGCAAAGTTATCAACTGCTCCCACGAGCGAAATCGTTTGTAGTACCTATCCGATTTGTGGCGGTGAACTAACAGGTCAAACTTCGCTCTTGGCAGAAAATCTACAACCTGTTTGAAAATCGGCTGACCGACTAAATTTTTATAACTATCTTTGCCCATAGTTGAATCTTGTATTGTTTGCACTTACAAAATTACAACTATCGGGGTAATTCTCTTCAAAGGGGATTACCCCTCTCTTTTTTTCTCAACTTTTTTGTCGGTCAGTAATGATAAAAAATGGAGATTATTCCCCTTGGTCATCGGGAATAACCTCCATTTTGTAGCTGAAGCCAAACAATGCTGACACAAGAACTATTGACTCACTTATGGTTCAACAATATTGAAACATTTATCCGGTTGTTCCATTGTATTGGTAAGGCGTGAAAGTGCTGTGGGCAAGCCTTTTACCGAGACCTTATTGTTCTTCACCAACTCATCCATAGTTGTTTTGCCCAAGAAAATATTGATTAGGTCGATTTTGTCTATTGAAATTTCCGCAGTAGGATTTTGGGCAAGGTATCCCACTCGATTTGTCAATGCGCCGTTGCTTAGTATCATAGTTGCCTTCTCATTCTTATCCTTGATAATGAGGTTAATTACTGCATTACTTGCCGCCGCCTTTTCACCGTTAATTTGGATGGCGAGAAAATCGAGCAAATCTTCCAATGGTGTGATTGCAAAACTTTCAGCCGAGAGGTTTAGCGGGTGGATATTCTTCTCGGCACCTTGACGCAACTCTTGCGCACCGGTTAGATAGAAGTTACGCCAGGGACCACTCTCGGCTTGGTAGCCGAGCTGGTCGTAGCACTTCGCCAGAAGCTCGCGCGCTTGCCTGTTGTCGGGTTGAGCAAATACCAAATTGTTGAGCAGAGTTGCCACCCAGCGGTATTCACCCTCCATATATGAGGCATTTGCCACCTCAAGTACTTTGTCCGCACCGCCCATAGCCTTGACATAGTGCTCTCCGAGTTCTTTGGGCGGGAGTGTGTTCAGATTGGCGGGGTTACCGTCGAACCATCCGAAATAGAGCTGGTATTGAGCCTTGGAGTTATGGCTGAGAGTGCCGTAGTAGCCGCGGTTATAGAACCGTTGGTCTAAGCCGGCTGGAAGTTTTATCATCTCCGATATTTCGTTGGGTGTGAATCCGCTATTTGCCAAGCGAAGAGTTTGGTCGTGAATGTAGCGGTATATGTCACGCTGATTTTCCCAATACTCAACAATCTCTTTGTTGCCCCACGTAGGCCAGTGGTGTGTACCGAAAGAGACCTCCACGTCGTCGCCATAGATGCGAATAGCCTCGTCAATGACCTTGCTCCAATTGCGCCCGTTACGAACCTGTGCTCCGCGCAAAGTGATAAGATTGTGGAGTGTGCGATTTATCTCCTCTGCCGTGCAGAATGCTTTGTACTGAGGGAAGTAGACCATAATTTCGGTGGGTGCTTCGGTGGCTTGAGCAAATATGAACTCCATCTGTAGACCGTCTATTTTCAGCTTCTCGCCTGTTGCCTTAATGTCGATAGTCGGCAAAGCGTTACCCTGTTCGCCAATGGAATTGACCTGCCCTAAACCACTACCCACACTGCCCTTACCGTTTTTTGGCAACAAAACGCCGTACATATAGAGCGAGCGACGTCCCATAGCCACTCCTGCCATTGCGTTTTCGCTTACGGCGTGTTCAAAGAAAGCCTCGGGAGCGATAATCTCGATGTCTTTATTTGGAGCACCCTCAATGATGGCATCGATTCCGGCAAAGTGGTCCATATGTGGGTGGGTGAAAATCACTGCCTTGACTGGAAGGTCGCCCAAGTGTTTTTTGAGCAGGTCGTATCCGGCTTTAGCGGCTGATTTAGAGGTTAATACATCCACTATAACCCAACCTTTGTCTGTACGTACGAAGCTCATATTGGCAAGGTCGAAACCTCTGATTTGGTAAATCTTATCGGGGACTACCTCGAAGAGTCCGTGTATTCGGTTGAGTTGCCCCTGCCGCCAAAGACTCGGATTGACCGTAGTGGGGGCATCTCCCATTAAAAAGTCCCAACCGGCAATATCGTAGCTCACGCTCGCGTCTGCGTTTTTGATTACGGGCTCATCTATTGTGCCGATAAAACCGCGGGTGGCATCCCTGAGGTCATCCTTGTTGTCGAATGGGAGGTACTTTAGCAGAGCTTTATTTTTCTGCACAGTGTAAGACGAAGCCTCCGTTTGAGCCAAACCCAATTGGACGTCAATAGCCAAAAGGCTAACAACAAATAAAGTAGAAAGTGTTCTCATCTGAAAAAAAAATTAATTGATAAAAAAATATGGTACACCCAAGATTTGGCGTAACACGTAAATAGGATTGGTTTCAATCAACTTTATTAACTCGGCTTGAAACAATTTGGATTTTTGACAACTCTTTCACGCAATTTCAGCGTTATGCCCACCCAATAAAAATCCTCATATGAGTATATTATACTGCGGTTTTTATTGCAGCGCAAGCCTTGAGCTCATTCAAAATTATCCAAATTTTTTAATGCCGAGTCAATATTAAGAACAAGCAATCGAATCTCTAACTTTTGTCTGCACTGCTAAGTTAGGCTTTTGAAAGTGAATCACCTTGCGTGGCTATCATTTCTAATGGGATTATAATATCATTCTGAAATGGAATAGCTCGGCAATAAGTTAATTAACGCATTGATATACCGCACAATATCTAGTATTACTATGCAGGGCTTACTGTGCGGATTAAAACACAATAACTTCCTGATATTAACCCATAATAAGACCCTGCGATTGCCGCAAGATGACGGAAAGTGAAAATTTTTGAAGAACTATTGAAAATAATTATTTCGCGCTCCTTATTAAGAGCGTAAGAGCAAGGGACGAACAAAAATATTGTGTGGTTTAGATTAATGTTATATATTTGTGAAACAAATAATCAGAAATAAGTATGAAATTGTCATAATCTCATTTTGGGCATACCAACAGGGATGAGTACCTGCCCATTGTGCGCCCACAGACTGCCGCCGGCGGTGGGATGCAGAATGGTGCGCAGCCGCACGGGCAATTTCCGCCGCGTGGGGCGGCGGTGCTCTGCCCGATTTTCGCAGAAAATCGGCTTAAGAATCAATATGGCAAATTACTGATATTGAAATAATTATAAAAATACACACAAATGAAATAAATTACGAACAGGCAATTTAACAATTAATAAAACAAAACAGCAAACAGTATTTCTAACAATAAAGGTCGATTTTTACTGGAGGTTGAAAAATCTGCAAATTATGATTTTGCAGAAACCCCGAACCTAAAACTGACATCAAACGCAAAGCACACAAGAGTATCGCCACGAGCATGTATATGAAATTTTAAACTTTCCTTTGCGTTTTTGTAAAATACTGAATACTAAATGGATATAAATTATAAACACATGAAAAAAATCTTTTTTATCGCTGCGTCGCTTCTGATTGTCGGCACAGTGTCGGCTCAAATTGCTGCTTTTAGGCAGGGGAATTCGGCTTCGGTGGAGGGCTACTCGCTACCGCGTACGGTCATCACAGTCACGGTTACACAAGAGCGTGAGGTGGTTCTTCGTGGTCCTTATGCAAAATATGCCTCTCAATATCTGGGGATTACGGGTGTTGCGCAATCGGACAAGGAGAGCTACAAGCTACTCGGCGCGCAGTTGGGTTTTTACGAAGAGCCCGACCCTACGGCTGTTTTTCTATTTGACGAAAAGAGCAATACTCCGCAAAAGATTTTTAACTGGTTATCAATCACCCCAGCGCAACTAACACAAACAGTCAGCGATAAAGATTTTGATAAGGCGCAATTTGGCTCGATGATGCCCTTCAAGGATGTCAGCACCTCGCCCGTATATGGTCAAACCTCTTTCTCGCCCGCAGATGGCGACGATACCCGCCTGAGCAATGTAGAAAAGAGTCCCGAGCAGATGGCTGCCGACGCGGCGGCGGTGGTGTTCCGTATTCGCCAACGTCGCTTAGATCTGCTCACGGGTGAAGTTGGCGAAGGTGTCTACGGTGCGGGTTTGAAAGCTGCATTGGATGAGATGCAACGCATTGAGGATGAATATATGGCACTATTTATTGGAAAGCGCTACATACAACGCACTACCAAAGTGTTCGACATACTACCCGTTGCCGGAAAGAATCGCATCACTGCTTTTCGCTTCTCGGAATCTAAGGGCATTGTAGCCGATACGGACGTTTCGGGTCGCCCTATCAACATTGAACTTACGCCCGAACCTTCGACAAAACCTGTCGATGCAACTGGCAAAAAAGTGCGTACCGTACTCTATCGCGTGCCACTTGTAGAGCAGGTTAAATTAGTAGACAACCAGGAGCTTATTGCTAGTATGCGTATACCTGTTTACCAGTTTGGAAATATGGTGGAAGCACCCGTGGTATTCGGTGCTCAATAAAATTTAACAAAATTTAGTTTGCAAAATAAAAAAAATGCAATACTTTTGCAAAAAATAAACAATG includes these proteins:
- a CDS encoding zinc protease, whose translation is MIDRTIAPRITLPQYVKLPQVGIRHTKNGIKLLSLDAGTQSVIRLTVVFAAGTRHQSHPFLASAMLNMLSEGSEKYSSARIAEILDFFGIYYDTNIDRDYSMVTISCLNRFLPQTLELLEQMLLHPVFDENELRIYTAKRKQNIKIEREKPSFIAREEFSKALFGEEHPYGAASDEDLYDGLTGDLLMEQYAKYYVASNCFAVTSGMVSEVELEMIEELLAKIPIGASIEDEAIGEPVSIREKYIPRKNALQASIRIGRVLFPKNHPDYNGMQIVAMILGGYFGSRLVQNIREEKGYTYGIYAAMVTLKQAGYFAVATDVAAEHSEDAVREIFYEMDRLGSELVCDEELEVVRNTIVGELMRLADGPFGVADITIESEQCGKTNDSVNEFLEEVREITPLRIRELAAKYLSSESMTRVVVG
- a CDS encoding Dihydroneopterin aldolase, translated to MIAKITLENIELYAFHGCYEQEQRVGNRFRVDIYLTYDAEKAAKSDNVADTINYLRAYEIVREQMLITSHILENVVDRILTKLGEEFAEILRAEVRVAKLAPPLGGHLQGVSVTMERNYSEQ
- a CDS encoding Ribonucleotide reductase of class II (coenzyme B12-dependent), whose translation is MLIGQNICPIFVSRKIIEKMNNKVEYSYEEAVQQARDYFRGDELAATVWVSKYALKDSWGKIFENSPEQMHERIASELARIEAKYPNPLKKEDIMELLLDFKYVVPQGGPMTGVGNDLQIASLSNCFVIGHERPADSYGGIIRIDEEQVQLMKRRGGVGHDLSHIRPTGSPVLNSALTSTGIVPFMERYSNSTREVAQDGRRGALMLSLSIKHPDAERFIDAKTTQGKVTGANVSVKIDDEFMRAVVENRSYNQQFPIVGDEPMFKNTIDARTLWNKIIHNAWQSAEPGILFWDTIIRESIPDCYADLGFVTVSTNPCGEIPLCPYDSCRLMAINLYSYVENPFTKKAKFNKELFKEHVRKAMRLMDDIIDLELEKVHMILEKIGTDPEADDIRRVERQLWEKIARKALQGRRAGLGITAEGDMLAALGLRYGTPEALEFAVEIQKTLALEAYRSSVEMAAERGAFEMYDTERERNNPMIARIREAEPELYATMEKVGRRNVAMLTIAPTGTTSLMTQTTSGIEPVFMPVYKRRRKVNPSDKDVKVTFVDEVGDSWEEYNVFHHKFKTWLHINGYDFSKMSDDEIDEAVEKSPYHKATSNDIDWVSKVRMQGAIQKWVDHSISVTVNLPEDVDEELVAQVYLTAWQEGCKGVTVYRDGSRAGVLVKKDSGEKQGVLPNKRPESLEADVVRFKNGKEEWIAFVGLYNGIPYEIFTGKKEEDTLYIPPRVTKGRIIKVLEADGAKRYDFQYDDKYGYTNTIGGISRLFDEGFWNYAKLISGVLRNAMPITDVVNLVTSLRLDSETINTWKNGVARALYKYIPNGTKAKGGTVCPECGQESLQYQEGCLVCTSCGHSKCG
- a CDS encoding Mobile element protein, with product MIRYTIKLSAAEVAELQTIIKKGSHSAHSFRVAHILLSCDKGEFSDNKGITNESICKVLKIGARTIDRVKKRFVEEGFEEVLERRPSGQLYQKKVDGDLEAKIVALCCSEPPAGFSKWSLRMLSNKVVELQYVDYISHVSVSNVLKKTNLSLGK
- a CDS encoding Mobile element protein, encoding MIPPEQSANFVANMERVLDVYKQPYNEEYPVVCMDESPKQLIEEVASIPMKPGQDARVDYEYIRHGTVNIFIANEPLTGRRIVDVTDFKTKADWAKFIKKISDEYPTAKKIKLVMDNFKTHDGSAFYEIFPPEQAKELWDRFEFILTPKHGSWLNMAEIELHVLNGQCLNRHIPTKEKVIAEVEAWQNHRNNANLKINWQFTNEDARIKLKKLYPSIQN
- a CDS encoding alkyl sulfatase, with protein sequence MGLAQTEASSYTVQKNKALLKYLPFDNKDDLRDATRGFIGTIDEPVIKNADASVSYDIAGWDFLMGDAPTTVNPSLWRQGQLNRIHGLFEVVPDKIYQIRGFDLANMSFVRTDKGWVIVDVLTSKSAAKAGYDLLKKHLGDLPVKAVIFTHPHMDHFAGIDAIIEGAPNKDIEIIAPEAFFEHAVSENAMAGVAMGRRSLYMYGVLLPKNGKGSVGSGLGQVNSIGEQGNALPTIDIKATGEKLKIDGLQMEFIFAQATEAPTEIMVYFPQYKAFCTAEEINRTLHNLITLRGAQVRNGRNWSKVIDEAIRIYGDDVEVSFGTHHWPTWGNKEIVEYWENQRDIYRYIHDQTLRLANSGFTPNEISEMIKLPAGLDQRFYNRGYYGTLSHNSKAQYQLYFGWFDGNPANLNTLPPKELGEHYVKAMGGADKVLEVANASYMEGEYRWVATLLNNLVFAQPDNRQARELLAKCYDQLGYQAESGPWRNFYLTGAQELRQGAEKNIHPLNLSAESFAITPLEDLLDFLAIQINGEKAAASNAVINLIIKDKNEKATMILSNGALTNRVGYLAQNPTAEISIDKIDLINIFLGKTTMDELVKNNKVSVKGLPTALSRLTNTMEQPDKCFNIVEP